The Paramormyrops kingsleyae isolate MSU_618 chromosome 20, PKINGS_0.4, whole genome shotgun sequence genome contains the following window.
aatgtcaaggcatgtcagactacctcgaaagtggaaaaaaggcctcaggccccagggggttaacacTACAATCCCTAAAGCCTATGAAAAATCTCGGACGCACCTCTGGTGgagcccccccctcactccacacacaaactgcccgccccctcatcagcgccaatcaacacgtattgttttgcaaatgaaagcgagtttcacggtttcaacctcggATCTGCCCAGAAATGTCTTTCTAACAGTGTGGTCTGAGGAAtcgtaaaataaatgtatagtataatcgtaatttgaaatacaattcAATCCCCATTTCTCTTGAttcagcaattgcaatttcagTTTCCTGAAAGTAtttgaaagaataaataaatgcatttgcttaCTGTCTGTAACAATCAGTGTTAatctctttttcagttttaaagttcgatcagggctaaaagacaaattaattaatttgtcgTTAAAATTACCCTGGCATGACATTAGCGtgatatatgcattataaatgtgccgacagacaaagcatttttataagtaatgaagaaaaaaaatggaacttgCAACTTAGAATGTGTAAAGACCGTATGAAGTCCAAGTATcttacaaaatacaataaaggtATGTGCTAAAACGTTGGGTTACGGTTGTAACCTTGGTTCTGTGAAGCAAAGAAAGGCTGCCAGACGGCTAGCCCAGAGACCTGGAATATATGTATACCCCAACGTCGCGGAGGACAATCATTTCAGCAGATGTACAAACGACACAATACACAAAGTGCCTCTAAGACCTTCATTGAAAtacaaacattatgccaacaagACTGAATTGGCTAACTGTATGAAGTCAGATGAAACTTCGTAGGATTGAACTTAGGAACTCAAGACAGCATTCCCGAAGGACAAAGGAGATACCACATTCAGGTTGTAAAACCGTGCAAAGGTCAAAGGCGAGGACCAACAGGCTGCCTGGCAAATATCCTGCAAGGGGACCACTTTAAGGAGAGCCCAAGAAGTAGCAACGCCCCGGGGAGAGTGCGCAACCGTGGCCACTGGAGATGGGAGACCAGAAAGCTGGTAAGCCTGCTCTATAATGTCAACTACCCAGTGTGACAGCCTCTGTTTAGAAAGGGCCTTACCCCTCTGCCCAGCACCATGGCAGACAAAGAGCTGATCTGTCAAACGAAAGCTTTTTGTTCGATCAACATAACAGAGGAGAGCCCGCACAGGACACAGAGTATGAAGTGTCCGATCCTCCTCTGTCTCAAAGGGAGGAGGGTGAAAAGGGTCCAAAACAATCACCTGATTCAGGTTCCGCACTGAAAGAACCTTAGGCATGAAAGCCGGGTTAGGACGTAGCACAACGCCAGCCCCATCCGGGTTCACACGGAAGCAATCAGCATGCACAGAGTGCATGAAGCTCCCCAACGCGCTTGGCCGAGCTGATGGCCAGCAAGAAAGCCACCTTCTGAGAAAGCCACTTGAGGTCAATGTTCGCAATGGGCTCAAATGGAGGCTTCAGCAGTGCATCAAGGACAACATTAAGTTGCCATGCAGGCACAGAGGGAAGCCTCCTGGGGCGAAGCCGTTGAACCCCTTTTATGAACTGAATAGACAAGGGGTTAGCACCGAGTGCCTTCCCATCCACTCTCTCATGGCAAGCTGATATCGCTGCAAGAAAGACCTTCAAAGTTGAAGGGGACTTGCCCTGGTCCAACCGTTCCTGTAAAAACTCCAGAACTGAACTCAGGGGGCAGGACCGGGGGCACTCATGCCGCTGTTCACACCAAGTCTTGAAAACTTCCCATCTGTAAGAATATAGTGCCCTTGTTGACGGGGCCCTAGCGCACTGCAAAGCCTTTACTACTGCAATGGATAACCCTTGAGCGAGGAGAGTGTCCCTCTCAACGGCCAAACCCACAGATTGAGAACGGATGGTGTCGGGTGCCACAGCTCCCCCCCTGCTTGAGACAATAGATCCTCCCTCAGCGGGATTTGCCACGGCTTGCCTGAAAGGAGGATCTGAACTTCCGCAAACCAAGTCGCCTGAGGGCGGTGTGGAGCCACCAACAGAACATCCAGGTTCTCCCTCCTTGTCTTCTCCAGCACCGCTGGAATCAGGGAAAGGGGGGGGTAGGCATACAGAAGACCCTTGGGCCATTCGTGTGCCAGAGCGTCCACCCCTAGAGGTGCGTCGTCTTGGCTTAAGGAGAACCAAAGCGGGCAGTGTGTGGACTCCCTTGAGGCGAAAAGATCGACGTGTGCCTTCCCAAAACGAGCCCAAATCAGACACACTGTGGCTGGGTGCAGTCTCCATTCGCTTAGGTGTGGCTTGCCTCTTGACAATAGATCTGCTGCAGAATTCAGAGCGCCTGGCAAGTGGACTGCTCTGACCGAGCAAAAACGGGTGTCTGCCCAAAGGAGGAGTTCCCGGGCTACACTGTGCAAGGCCTGAGACTTCAGACCTCCCTGGCGATTTATGTAAGCTATCGCTGACATATTGTCCGTCCGAATTAGCACATGCTTGTTCTGAAGCACTGTTAAGAAATGACGGAGAGCGAGATATATTGTTCTCAGCTCGAGGACATTGATATGGGCTGTGTCCCACGGTGGATgccagactgcccccccccaacctgacaGGGAAGCGTCTGTGGTCAGAACTTCGCGGCGGTAGATTCTGCCTAACCACACACCTGTGTACAGATTCCGGGACATGTTCCACCATCGGAGAGCTCTTAAGCACACAGGTGTTAGagtgacataagaacataagaaatttacaaatgagaggaggccattcggcccatcaagctcgtttggggagaacttagctaatagctcagagttgttaaaatcttatctagctctgatttaaaggaacccatggttttagcttccactacaatagcaggaagactactccatactctgactacacgctgtgtaaagaagtgcttcctcaaatttgttttaaaatgttctcccgctaatttccacttatggccacgagttctagtatttagactaatattgaatagtcatttggctgaacagcatccagacccgttagaatcttatagacctgaatcatatccccccttagtctcctttgctcaaggctgaacagattcagttccgttaacctctcctcgtaagacattcctctaagaccaggaatcattctcgtagctcttcgttgcaccttttctaaggcagcaatgtccttcttgaggtatggtgaccaaacctgcacacagtattctaggtggggtcttaccaaggaattatataagtgtaacatcacctcccttgacttaaactccacacatctagagatataacccaacattctgttcgccttttttattgcttccccacattggcgagagtgggacatggaagcatcaacatacataccgagatctttctcgtaatcagctacctttatttcagtggaacccataaaatatctgtactgtatatttctgctccctgcatggattaccttacatttatctgtgttaaatttcatctgccaggtatcagcccattcgctaattaaatccagatcccgttgaagcctctctgctgctagattagtatctgctaccccgcccaccttagtgttgtctgcaaatttaaccagtttactgtatgtattcgtgtcaatatcattaatgtaaattaggaacaatagtggtcctaaaattgaaccctgcggtaccccactataaacggaggcccactgtgacatagtgcttctaataactactcgctgcttcctatcagttagccagtttttgatccaagctgccacagttcctaaaattcctgcagctttaagctttaacaagagccgtttgtgggggacaacatcaaaggctttctggaaatctaagtaaatcacatcataggcctttttgtgatcaactttacttgtagcttcctcaaagaactcaagcagattcgttaagcaggatctacctctcctaaatccatgttggctatcctttataatgttatttgcatctaggtaatctaccattttcacttgaattatagcttccattatttttccagtaatgctagttgcCTCTTGACAATAGATCTGCTGCTGACATATTTGTTCCTGTCCCACACAGGGTGGAGCGTCCTGGACAGATACCATTTCTGCACTGGCCTCATGTGTAGAAGGCCAAGGCGCACCACCTGGGAAGCAGCAGCCATTAGGCccaaaagcctttgacactggTAGGCCCGAACACTGCTCCGTCCCAGAAACTGTGAGAGGCAATGCCGTAGGTTGACAACTCTGTGGTCTGAGAGACCTGCTAACATGGCAGCCGAGTCCAGCTTTACTCCAAGGAAGGTGATTTGTTGCGATGGAGTCAGCTGGCCCTTCTCTGAATTGAGAGACAGGCCCAACTGCTGTAAGTGGTCTACCACCACCGATGTGACCAGCACCGCTTGCTGTCTCGACGGCGAACATATCAGCCAGTCGTCCAAATAATTGAGCACCCTGATGCCCTTCTGGCGCAGCGGGCTCAAGGCTGCATCCATGCACTTTGTAAAAGTGCGTGGCGATAGAGACAGACCAAAGGGAAAAACATTGAACTCGAAGGCTCTGTCCTTTAGCGCAAACCGGAGAAATTGTCGATGATCGCGGTGGACTGAGATGTGAAAGTAGGCATCTCTGAGGTCTATGCTTGTGAACCAATCCCCCGCCTGGATATACTGAAGGATCTGCGTCAGTGATAACATCTTGAAACGCAGTGGTCTTAAGTAAAGGTTCAGTGGCCTCAGGTCCAGAATTGGGCGAAACCCACCATCCCGTTTTGGAACCAGAAAATAGCTCGAATAAAAGCCACTCAGCCGTTCGCTGTGATTTACCTCCCTTATTGCCCCTTTCATTAACAGTGTTTATCTCCTCTTGGAGGGCCAGCTGCCGCTTTGGGTCTGGCTGTTGAGAAACCAAAGTGCCCTTGAACAAGGGCGGACGGCGCCTGAACTGCAGCCGGTAACCAAACTTTATTGTTGAAAGTACCCAAGGACCGGGAGAACAAGTTTCCCACACCAGTATCTGAGTGTGGAAGAAGGCATGAGAATGAGCCCCTCGAATGTCAGGAAGAGGGCTGCGGAGCAGTCGGATGAGCAGCACGGGGTCTGTGGCTGCCACGCTGTCGAGGCCTAGCAAGAGTCCCAGGGCGGTGGCTTACCGTAGCAGAGGCATGCACAGGTTGTCTCTGCACATTCACCGGCATATTGGGACGGCACCTTGAAGAGGGCAATGTGGGGTTATGTGTATAGCCCCAGCCTGGTCGTTGGCGTTTTGGTGGCGGAGGTCTTGGCATCAACTGTTCCCATTCCCTCTTGGATTCCCTAGATTCCTTGGCCCGGCGAAGCATGTCAACCGCTCCAGGGCCAAAGGTGAAACCAGGGGTAAGAGGCAGCTTCATGAGCGTGTTCCTGTCCGGCTCAGGAAGCTTTGACTGAGCCAGCCACAGGTGTCTTCGTGCCATCCACAGTGATGCAATGGACCTTCCACTGGAGTGCGCCGCACCTCTGGCGAGGTGCACCAGGATCTCAGATACCTTTCTTAGCTCCTCTACCACTTCCTGAGCGGGAGCAGCAGAGAGGTCATCAATGAGCTCCATTTGATACAGCGTGAGCACAGATGTTGTGTTCATGAGGTGTGCTCCGAAGGCTGTATTGTAGAACGTTTTCTTTAACCATTTATCAGTGGCGCGACACTGTTTATTTGGGCATGAAGGATCCTTCCCCATAAGAGCTGTGGGAGGGAGAACGAGAGCAGCAATAGAGTCATCCATCGCCGGATAAGCACCAAAACCTATCTCATCCGCTCCCTGGATGTTGGCAAACTGCGCCCACTGTCTCATAGGCGGGTTAGCTACCTCCGGGTGCTCCCATACAGATGTCATTTCCCTAGCAAAGTCTGGGAGAACAGGGAGAGAACATGGCTTATTCATTGCCTCTCTCTTCCTATCGAACCGAGAAGGCTGTGTTTCAGTTGCCGTAAGCATATCTACATGGAGACGTTTAGTGGCCCTACACATCAGGGCAAAGAATTCGTCCCCAGAGAGAGCACCAGATGTCTCAGGTGGAGCAGACCGCAGGGAAGAGCCATGACCTGAGCTCAGATCAGAAGGGTGAGGAGATGTTGCTAAGTCGCCCATATATTCACCATCCAGGTTACCAGATGCCATCACTGATAGCAGCTCCGCGTCATCATCAGCAGCCTGGGAAACCAGCTGCCGAGATGAAGATGCTTCACCAGAGTGCCCTGATGGGACTGTGTCGCTCAGTGAGTTGCTGCATCATCCACTGCTGGCTAGATGCCAAAGATGAAACCTCTTTCACCAGAGAGGCCATTGTATTGGCGAGAGCGTCATAGGCCTCATGTTTcctctttctgtgttttttgCCTGAAGTTGGCGGATCAGTGCCCGTCACTTCGTGGGCACGTGACTCCTGAGAAGCGGGCTGAGACGGCGGCTGTGAACTCATCTCGGACGACTCCCGGGAAGATGTAGACACCTTGTCCCCCCTAACTTTATTTACCCTACTCAATAGAGTACGTGCAGAGAAAGGAAGACAGTTTGGGCAGCTGGAAGGGTCTGCCTTCGAAGCAATTGCATGCTCCAGGCCCAGACATGTCACACAAAGAGTATGACCATCTTCCACTGGCATTCTGCTTTTGCAGTTAGAGCAGTTGTGAAATCCAGGCATGATAGCCTAACGGCAAACAACAATTcttcatataatatatatatatatatatatatatatatatatatatatatatatatatatatatatatatatatatatatatatatgagtcaATATCACTATGAGGTGCCTTTGGTGTCCTTATCACACTCACTCAGTTATCATGAAAAAGTGGCAGAATAATGAAAGTCTGAGGTTTTATTATAAGTGGCCAAACACTTGCACACATATCAGTACAATGAAAAGTCTCTTAAAATGTGTTTCCTTCATTTTATACACTTGTATTTCATTGGATGCACGTGATTTTGGCATGTCCCACACACCGCTCTGCTAACTACAGAGTGTGTAATAAGTGGTTAAATGAaactaaattaatttttttaaaacatggttTTATTGTCCACAATAAGTTATTTGATAAAACAAGTAATTCCGATCATGTATATTCTATTTTCATAATCATATTGAACATTTTGCATGTGTCCCTGAAATTGCTGTCCACCTTGTCATTATGGGgtaactgcccctttaagaaaCCCTCTGACGTTCTCAGTGACATCACTACGagcattttgtcttttttcaaTGGAGGCTGAAGCAGTGGCTAGTTGCAGAGTAAGTATTTACACTTATCTTTTGTAATTTTCATCATATTATGTGTATAGTTGGATGTTGTCAAGCTTAACATGTCCACCCTGTCATAGTGAAATATCAattgttaaaaaaatcattgagaaatttgaaatatatttataaaacagtACACAGTTAGCTTGCTGACTGTAACATGTTGCTAAGTAAAGGTCCACCATGTGCTCATTAAATGCTAATATTAGCCAAAAATGTCCACCCTGCCATTGTCCACCCTGTCAGCAAGCCTTCCATGACAGGGTGGACATACGCATGGTTTAGGCCACATGCTGAAAATGTAACACATATTACAACAGCTATTACACACGTTTTATGACAGTACATGCTATAAATAGTAAGAATGGACAATATGGACAATTTTTGCCGTATCAATATAAGCAAGCCTAGGAGGTATCGGGAACGTCGTGATACTGACCCAGACAGAAGAAGAAAGTATCTTGAGAAAGAAAGGGCCAAATGGAAAAAAGACAGAGAGACTGGAAAGAAGAAGGGTGTCAATGAGCTCAGTGAGAGAGAAAAGAGggcaaaaagaaagaaatggagACAGGCAAAAAGTCGAGCCAGAGCCAAAAACAGGGCCATTGCTTTGCTACAGTCAGAAACACCACCCAACTCCCCTGCTGAAACTGAAAATCAGCGTAGGCCAGGGCCCTCCAGGTTAGATCATTGGAAGTTAAGCTGATGAGACTTTTTAGAAAGTTTAAATTTATTTGAAAGACAATTATCAACTGTTTATGTCCCTATAATATTTAACTTGCTAAAATCCCCAAGCGaactcgatgggccgaatggcctcctctcgtttgtatagttcttatgttcttatgttctaaatcCTTACAAATAGTTTGTGTTTCAGGCAACAGCGTCAAGGGGAAAGCATTCGAAGGAGTTCGAAgagaaaactgaaaaaacagATTGAAATATTAGAGGCACAGCTTTTTACATAATTTTCTTGCATTGCTCCTTGCATTTATGAGGCCATTCAATGACATTTCACAACGTGTCCACCCTGTCATGCCCAGGGTCCACCCTGTCATGTCACTGTCCACCctgttattttcatgttttatgaaaataaacacattatttTCACAAGTTAGCAAAATATTTTGTGTTATTCCTTTATAAACAAATGAGGGCCAAATAGTATTGCTTGAAAGATTGACCAGATATCTTTTTTGttagattttatttaaaaaagaaagtgtAAATCTCGCAGATTTTATAGAGAAACAAATAGTTTGccataatttcattattatcCAAATAGTTTTCCCACTAACTAAAATATATTGTTGAGAAAGGGACTACATAGCTttctgaaaatgtacattttataatcactatgtaatttaaatgtattttctcTGCTTTGAAATTGTCCATGACAGGGTGGACGTATTTTCATGTTTGCATGTAAATTGTCTGCTTGCAGTTAATTTATAAAAAGTGTGGGAGCTTGACCAACATGCATTTCTAACAGTATAACATGTACTTAATGTAATTAATATGAAGTTCAATGGAAAATCTCAGCTTTTTTTTGATGAAATGGGGAAGTCTCAAAGGCACCTTATGGTGATATtgactcatatatatatatctgaatGCAGAATGATTTCAGATATTAAGCCAGTAGCACCGCTAGAATGGTACCAGATATGGTACCAACAGAGCTACAATGCAATGGTACCAGAGACTGTACCAGCACGCCACACAATGGCACCAGGTGTGGTGCTAGCAACAAGAGTGACAAGAGATGCAGCCAGAGAGATTTCTCTAGGTTCTCTTCTTTGTCAAATAGGCTAACAAGCCAGGCGAATGACTCACTCGACAGAGTGAGAATCGCGGCAGTCCACTCCTTCCACAGAAACAGTTCACACGAAATGGTTTTGTACCTTTTGTGTATctgcttattttatataataaatgtgtatcttCCCCTTGAATGACAccgactctctctctctcatacacacacacatatgctctTTATCTTTATACCATCTGATACTTCTGACACATTCTGTGTCTAAATTTCTGGCAGCTTGCACTCATGACTCAATGATGCAACTTTTTCCCCATGTACCGTATGAAGTGTTTATatcaaaaatgtacatgcatgcacTTGTATAAGATTGTCTGCACATTTATTTGATAATAAATTTACACATATAGTTGTGTAAAGAACATACATCAAgtatatgtatttgttatatCACATATTTGTGTAATTGACACCACGGTTATCCTAGTAGATTTGGGGGTTCCATTATATTTCATATTATGCTGTATCAAAGCATGGATACGATTCCTTACAACACACCGCTAGATAAACTCTTTAGTGCAGACCTGAGCTGAAGAAGTGACTTCAGGCTAGGGGATGACTTTCACTGAGTGACTGtgattcatttgcaaaacaaaaggtgttaatggtgctggagagggggcgggcagcttgtgtggggagtaagggggggggggctcctcgtGAGGAGAGCCTCATTTTTCCAGGAATTCTAGTGTTAATGTCCTGCCTAATTAAGTCTTACTGACGGCAGCGCGCAGGGGGCGATACTGAAGGACCCCAGACGGCACTGGCTAGTTAGGTTAGGGGAATGCTTATGGTTACGGTTAAATGTCCTGAATCCTGTTTCCAGGAACAGTCCTGCACCCCCGCTCCCAGGGGTACAGTTGTGCACGGGCCCGAATGGCCCCATCCAACATCCACCCACTTGCACTCCACATCACCCCCCTGGATagggtgttactaattaaaatttTTGTGTTTCAGGAGAAGACGGAGATGGGAAGACCAGACGAGGAGTTCCAGGAGCCAGGCAGCCAAcccagaggaagaggaagacgaTGAGGACGCCCACAGGTAGGTAATTGCCAGTATTTGACCTTTTAATAGGTGCCCTTGTAATAATTGCTTTTTCCATAATAGGTTGAGAATAGCGCCCCCCTGTGAAACATCCCCGCAATCCTCCCTCTGTGGCGGTCAGAGGGAAATGAGGGAACTCAGTGGGGAGCGGCCCTATTTATAGGGGGTTGGATTACCCGCCTACAATTTTTTAGAAATTGCCCACCAACTGTGGTTTAATTACCCGTAGGGATAAGGTCCAGGGAATTTATGGTTAAGGCCCTAGGGTTAAATTACCCTTAGGGCTAGAGtccttaggtttagggcccaGGGCCGAAATGGCCGTGGGCTCGGACtcttaggcttatggttagggttacggttaggttTTGAGGGTTAGGGCAGAGCCCCAACATCCTGCGCCCCAGGGCAACAGTTGAGCACGGTCCTATCCGGGTCTTTCcttgcatccacccgcttgcacaCCACTCATCATCCCTAGTTATGGTTTTATAAATTTGTCCtaattgttgtttttcttttgcaggGGAGGATGAAGACCAGACGACAGAGAGGAGGAGTTCCAACCACCAGGCAGCCAACCCGGAGGAACACCAGGAGGATCAACGACACCAACAGGTAGGTATATGCCCTTGAATGACCCTTATTTTAGGTTCAAATACCCCCTTTTTTGACTTCTTTTGTCTTTTTCATTATAGAAATGGTGCCGCCCTGTGTGGCGTCTGCATCACTCCCgatgtcccccggaggcacctccCAGTGCCCAAgacccccccaaggtcaatccgcctccatcctggccggattcaaagagaataataataattccaccaccactgtgtctcGCTTCCTTCCTCTGTGGAGGCTTGGGGGAAATGAGAGAGACACAGTGGGcgattattaataaataaggaGGTTATTTTACCCTCCTATATTAATTTGGTCCTTGGTGGTAACCTAGGGTTGGACAGCCCTTAGGGTTACCACCAGGGCAATTAGGGTTCGAGACCCAGGCTGGttggccttaaggtcagggatAGAGTTGAGGTTAGGGCCTGGGAtggtaattagggttagggacccggctgATTAGCCCTAGGGTTGGGGGATAGGTTATGGTTAGGGATAGGTTAAGGTCTAGGCCTAGTTCGGCCTTAGATAAATTTTGAAATTATGGTTACGTTTAaggttatggttacggttaaggttatggttaggatTAGTGGTTTGGGGCAAGCCCCAAGGTCTGCACCCGAAGGCAACAGTTAGGCGCGGGCCTATCTGGGTCCATCCCCCCGGTTCATGACCACAGCCTTCCCACAAATCGTGGTATACAAATATCACCCTCTGAAATTTAATCCTCCCCTTTCTTTTAATTTCGATCACAGGTACCGGCGACGGTGACAGCAGGAAGACTCCAGGTAAGTATCCGACACCGAGCAGCCAACCCGGAGGGACCTTGGAGCAGTGATGTCACCAACAGGTAAGTATTACCGTAAATGACCTTATATCAGGTTCAATGCCCTCCTATCGGGGCCCTGGGGCTCCATAAATTACCTTTGATCAGGTTAAATGCCCATAATAACTGCCCTTTCCTCTCAGGGACTTACATACTGGTGACTACCTGTAGATCTGTCCCAAAACTCCTCgggtcccccggaggcacctccCGGTGCCATGTACCCCCCAAATGCAATCCACTTCCATCCACGTTCAAGCACAATCCCCATGTTGCCTAACACACCACAACTgtacagatctggccattcaAATTGCGCGCGGGAAGGAAAGTGATCTCGCGTGACACCGCAGTATTTCCCGtgaacacagaaaatgcattgacacaggaaaaacatgatcagtagggggcagtcatgtaACGCACTGAACTGAAGCGGCAGCGAACATCACCGCGAGCTACTGTACAGTAAAAGGCTTGTTTGAGATGAGCCAAATCTGCGCGGAATCGATGGGAAACGACTGGCTGAGGACACAGTTGTTCAAACAACTGTGATGTTGCATTCtcttctaaaatgttttattttttaatctaatatcatgtcttgtgt
Protein-coding sequences here:
- the LOC140581366 gene encoding uncharacterized protein; this encodes MSRNLYTGVWLGRIYRREVLTTDASLSGWGGAVWHPPWDTAHINVLELRTIYLALRHFLTVLQNKHVLIRTDNMSAIAYINRQGGLKSQALHSVARELLLWADTRFCSVRAVHLPGALNSAADLLSRGKPHLSEWRLHPATVCLIWARFGKAHVDLFASRESTHCPLWFSLSQDDAPLGVDALAHEWPKGLLYAYPPLSLIPAVLEKTRRENLDVLLVAPHRPQATWFAEVQILLSGKPWQIPLREDLLSQAGGELWHPTPSVLNLWVWPLRGTLSSLKGYPLQ